A stretch of the Rosa rugosa chromosome 5, drRosRugo1.1, whole genome shotgun sequence genome encodes the following:
- the LOC133712681 gene encoding lysine-rich arabinogalactan protein 19, whose translation MKITSLPSLFHQTFPSLSAYFFSQDPYITLNSFNTIHLKNMASTLMALVLTCLTFQLVLTNAQTPAAAPATATTPPPPTTPIAPAAQPPTTVTPPPVTAAATPPTTPPTTSPPPKVAPSTSPTVPPPKTPPAQPPKISPVSTPSQPPTLPPPLPPPQVAPQVSPTPAPVKKSPAPAPVKAAPVPSPSQAPPVPAPTPVVAEPAPAPVEVPSPAPAPHKHKKRKHKHRRHHHAPAPAPTVQSPPAPPIVTETEDTTPAPSPTLDLSGGNAQHQKGAKSAIWITTGLAIAILLAMTS comes from the exons ATGAAAATTACATCTCTCCCTTCTCTGTTTCACCAAACGTTTCCTTCACTTTCTGCATATTTCTTTTCTCAAGACCCATATATAACTTTGAATTCTTTCAATACTATCCATCTTAAAAATATGGCTTCGACTCTGATGGCCCTGGTTTTGACCTGTCTCACCTTTCAACTAGTCCTTACCAATGCACAAACACCAGCAGCTGCACCCGCTACGGCTACAACGCCGCCGCCACCTACCACACCAATTGCACCAGCTGCGCAACCACCGACTACTGTAACACCACCCCCAGTAACTGCAGCAGCAACCCCACCCACAACCCCGCCAACAACATCACCACCCCCTAAAGTTGCACCATCCACAAGCCCGACAGTCCCACCCCCAAAAACTCCACCAGCACAACCACCAAAGATTTCACCTGTCTCAACTCCATCTCAGCCACCAACACTGCCACCACCACTACCACCTCCACAAGTAGCACCACAGGTATCCCCAACCCCAGCTCCTGTTAAGAAATCGCCAGCGCCAGCACCAGTCAAGGCAGCACCAGTGCCCTCACCATCACAAGCACCGCCAGTACCAGCGCCAACACCAGTTGTCGCAGAACCAGCTCCAGCCCCTGTGGAAGTGCCGTCACCTGCACCTGCTCCACATAAACACAAGAAAAGGAAGCACAAGCACAGGAGGCATCATCATGCACCAGCACCGGCGCCAACTGTCCAAAGTCCCCCAGCCCCACCTATAGTGACAGAGACAGAGGATACAACACCAGCACCATCACCAACTTTGGATTTG AGCGGAGGAAATGCACAGCACCAGAAAGGAGCAAAGTCTGCTATTTGGATTACGACTGGATTAGCTATTGCTATACTGCTGGCAATGACAAGCTAG
- the LOC133712682 gene encoding uncharacterized protein LOC133712682, which produces MAATSTATLPFFSSPTTNPHKPIKTLQSPNFVRPFSASKRNHIGLCSLRISHVRAVAPKLAHKALAVSGLMSGSDSETDAELEQNNLNSDATIDLQLPRRSLLVKFTCDLCNERTSKLINRLAYEKGLIYVQCAGCLKYHKLVDNLGLVVEYDLRGDMDLDSNADEV; this is translated from the exons ATGGCGGCAACATCAACTGCTACCCTTCCATTTTTCTCGTCTCCCACAACTAACCCTCATAAACCCATTAAAACCCTTCAATCTCCCAACTTTGTCAGACCCTTTTCTGCTTCCAAGAGAAACCATATCGGCCTCTGCAG CTTAAGAATTTCCCATGTGAGAGCTGTAGCACCGAAGCTTGCCCACAAAGCTTTGGCTGTTTCTGGGTTGATGAGTGGCAGCGATTCTGAAACAGACGCAGAATTGGAACAGAACAATCTGAATTCG GATGCCACCATTGACCTACAACTCCCAAGAAGAAGCCTGCTAGTAAAGTTTACTTGTGATTTGTGTAATGAAAGAACAAGCAAACTCATTAACCGATTGGCATATGAAAAGGGGCTTATTTATGTGCAG TGTGCAGGGTGTCTCAAGTATCACAAGTTAGTTGATAATCTTGGCCTTGTGGTTGAGTATGACTTAAGAGGGGATATGGATTTGGACTCAAATGCAGATGAAGTTTAA